The following proteins come from a genomic window of Heyndrickxia acidicola:
- a CDS encoding cysteine hydrolase family protein has product MRQALVIVDMQEIFFNHPQYFLFHHELLVTNINDLIKQAHLKNIPVLFIQHTDPNEESALFEGKEDWQLHKNLLVSNSDKIIKKSKWDAFYQTELLDYLKSHDIEQLIFAGAQTEFCLDTTIRAAFSLGFQKNLLFNKTHSTLDGAVLPAKDIIHHHQAIWNNRFLTVMDGEISL; this is encoded by the coding sequence ATGCGGCAGGCTTTAGTTATAGTAGATATGCAAGAAATTTTCTTCAACCATCCCCAATACTTTTTATTTCATCATGAGCTTTTAGTGACGAACATAAACGACCTCATTAAGCAAGCTCATTTAAAAAATATTCCCGTCCTCTTCATCCAACATACGGATCCAAACGAAGAGAGTGCTCTCTTTGAAGGGAAAGAAGATTGGCAGCTCCATAAAAATCTGCTTGTTTCCAATAGTGATAAAATAATCAAAAAGTCCAAATGGGATGCCTTTTATCAAACCGAACTTTTAGACTACTTAAAATCTCATGATATTGAGCAGCTTATTTTTGCTGGAGCACAGACAGAGTTTTGTCTTGACACAACCATTAGAGCCGCCTTCAGCTTAGGCTTTCAAAAGAATCTGCTATTTAATAAGACCCATAGTACTTTAGATGGGGCTGTTTTACCTGCAAAGGATATTATTCATCATCATCAGGCCATTTGGAATAACCGATTTTTAACTGTTATGGATGGCGAAATTTCATTATAA
- a CDS encoding alkaline phosphatase family protein — protein sequence MRKLATKKTALGLASGILAVSSLFSVPSFASTPKTVHSINSTSHRYHQIKRVLMISVDGMHAKDLANYVKNHPHSNMAALSHRGITYTNASTSKPSDSFPGTLSEVTGGSPNSTGVFYDDSYDRKLLPPKAWNQGDKPGTNVLYDETIDKDLNKLNGGGGINPDMLPRDPVTKKPVYPHNYVRVNTIFEVIKQAGMHTAWADKHLAYDLLNGPSGKGIEDLYTPEIAANGDATRSIATTEVNDDLKVKAILNEIDGKDHSGKKAAPVPGMFGMNFQEVSVAQKLPGNGYKDGKGTPSAGLAEAFKHTDESLGKIVNELKKKNLYDSTMIVLTAKHGQAPMDPAKVKITDKNLITDGVPSNLIAHMTTDDIGMIWLTDQSKTAEVVAQINKNKKKANISEVTSYVTTPSKWLFNNPAKDSRVPDIVIRPNDGVIYAKPGKKIAEHGGFSKDDTNVALLVSIPGLEKGMTDNYAVQTTQVAPTILEALGLNPNKLQAVQKEHTKVLPGIDKELDGKKEKHE from the coding sequence ATGAGAAAATTAGCAACAAAGAAAACCGCACTTGGACTTGCATCCGGTATCCTGGCAGTAAGCAGTCTTTTTTCTGTTCCAAGCTTTGCATCAACACCAAAAACTGTTCATTCCATTAACAGTACAAGCCACCGCTACCATCAGATTAAACGGGTTTTAATGATCAGTGTTGACGGGATGCATGCTAAGGATCTTGCCAACTATGTAAAAAACCACCCTCATTCTAATATGGCTGCTTTAAGTCATCGCGGAATTACATATACCAATGCGTCGACTTCTAAGCCTTCAGACTCTTTCCCTGGCACATTGTCAGAAGTTACGGGAGGTTCTCCAAACTCAACGGGGGTATTTTATGATGATAGCTATGATCGTAAGCTTTTGCCTCCAAAAGCATGGAATCAAGGGGATAAACCAGGTACGAACGTTTTGTACGACGAAACCATTGATAAGGATTTGAATAAACTAAATGGTGGAGGCGGAATCAATCCTGATATGCTTCCACGCGATCCTGTAACCAAAAAACCGGTATATCCTCACAATTATGTAAGGGTAAATACGATTTTTGAAGTAATTAAACAAGCAGGTATGCACACTGCATGGGCGGATAAGCATTTGGCCTATGACCTATTAAATGGCCCATCAGGAAAAGGGATCGAAGACCTGTATACACCAGAAATTGCAGCCAATGGGGATGCTACAAGAAGCATTGCAACTACTGAAGTAAATGATGATTTAAAGGTAAAAGCGATTTTAAACGAAATTGACGGTAAAGATCATTCAGGTAAAAAAGCTGCCCCTGTACCAGGCATGTTCGGTATGAACTTCCAAGAAGTCAGCGTTGCGCAAAAACTTCCTGGTAATGGCTATAAAGATGGCAAAGGAACACCTAGTGCAGGTCTTGCAGAAGCATTTAAACATACCGATGAATCACTTGGAAAAATCGTCAATGAATTAAAGAAAAAAAATCTGTATGATTCTACAATGATCGTTCTGACTGCTAAACACGGACAAGCTCCTATGGATCCTGCTAAAGTGAAAATAACCGATAAAAACCTGATTACGGATGGTGTTCCATCAAACCTGATTGCTCATATGACGACAGATGATATCGGGATGATCTGGCTGACTGACCAATCGAAAACAGCCGAAGTGGTAGCTCAAATCAATAAGAATAAGAAAAAAGCGAACATTTCGGAAGTAACTTCGTATGTTACAACCCCTTCAAAATGGTTATTCAATAACCCTGCTAAAGATTCCAGGGTACCTGATATCGTGATCCGCCCTAATGATGGAGTGATCTACGCAAAACCAGGCAAGAAGATTGCCGAACACGGCGGTTTCAGCAAAGATGACACAAATGTTGCGTTATTAGTATCTATACCTGGATTAGAAAAAGGAATGACGGATAATTATGCTGTTCAAACAACACAAGTAGCACCGACGATCCTAGAAGCACTAGGTTTAAATCCTAACAAGCTTCAAGCTGTACAAAAGGAACATACAAAGGTATTGCCTGGAATTGATAAAGAATTAGATGGAAAGAAAGAGAAACACGAGTAG
- a CDS encoding UDP-glucose dehydrogenase family protein, which yields MDITVIGAGYVGTTTAVALAKNGNRVILVDNNKEKIEKLNRSCLPFFEEGIEEALLLLKSKGDLSFTTELSKSIEVCDLLFITVGTPSQDDGKVDLTFVKEVSRTIGKGMNRYKTIVVKSTVPVGTGDVITEIIQEELNKRKVGISFDIVSNPEFLREGKALYDALNPERVVVGIGSEKAKKVMEELYSKYHSVLLFTTVKNAEMIKYASNAYLAMKISYMNELARLSEKVGTNILEVAKGMGMDSRIGPQFLQAGIGYGGSCFPKDIKALTVLGHEQDSPLQILKAVAEVNESQIDWFIDKLINKLGSLTHKRIAVLGLTFKPQTDDIREASSIKVIQKLLQNDSIVTAYDPKGTEYMKKVFSEVLYTSEPIEAVRKADAILVLTEWKEVVELDWKTVKGLVNQPYIMDGRNALNPVYIRSLGFHYSGVGIPAHDAKGC from the coding sequence TTGGACATAACGGTTATTGGTGCAGGATATGTAGGAACTACTACTGCGGTAGCATTAGCTAAAAACGGGAATAGGGTGATCCTTGTTGATAATAACAAGGAAAAAATAGAAAAGTTGAATCGGTCTTGCCTTCCTTTCTTTGAAGAAGGCATAGAGGAAGCACTATTGTTGCTTAAATCAAAAGGTGATCTATCGTTTACGACAGAACTGAGTAAGAGTATTGAAGTTTGCGATCTTTTGTTTATCACTGTTGGCACTCCCTCGCAGGACGATGGAAAAGTTGATTTAACCTTTGTAAAAGAAGTGTCCAGAACGATAGGTAAAGGAATGAATCGCTATAAAACGATTGTGGTGAAAAGTACCGTTCCTGTCGGTACAGGAGATGTAATAACTGAAATCATCCAAGAAGAGCTGAATAAAAGGAAGGTGGGAATCTCCTTCGACATTGTGTCAAACCCTGAATTTTTAAGAGAAGGGAAAGCCCTTTATGATGCTTTGAATCCAGAACGGGTGGTAGTCGGAATTGGCAGCGAAAAAGCGAAAAAAGTGATGGAAGAGCTTTATAGCAAGTATCATTCTGTACTCTTGTTTACAACAGTAAAAAATGCAGAAATGATTAAGTATGCATCAAATGCCTATTTAGCTATGAAAATATCATATATGAACGAATTGGCAAGATTAAGTGAAAAGGTCGGAACCAATATTTTGGAAGTAGCCAAAGGGATGGGAATGGATTCAAGAATAGGCCCTCAATTTTTGCAGGCTGGCATTGGATACGGAGGTTCGTGTTTCCCGAAAGATATAAAGGCGCTTACTGTATTAGGCCATGAACAAGATAGCCCTTTGCAAATACTCAAGGCTGTTGCAGAAGTAAATGAAAGTCAGATTGATTGGTTTATCGACAAACTAATAAATAAACTAGGATCATTAACTCACAAAAGAATTGCTGTCCTCGGGCTTACATTCAAACCTCAAACAGATGATATTCGTGAAGCGTCCTCGATAAAAGTTATTCAAAAGCTTTTACAGAATGATTCCATTGTTACGGCATATGATCCGAAAGGAACGGAATATATGAAAAAAGTATTTTCAGAAGTCTTGTATACTTCTGAGCCTATAGAAGCGGTTAGAAAGGCAGATGCCATTTTAGTGTTGACAGAGTGGAAGGAAGTAGTTGAGTTAGACTGGAAAACCGTAAAGGGCTTGGTAAACCAGCCATATATAATGGACGGCAGAAATGCATTAAATCCAGTATATATACGATCATTGGGTTTTCATTATTCAGGGGTTGGCATACCAGCGCATGATGCAAAAGGATGCTAG
- a CDS encoding cupredoxin domain-containing protein, whose translation MKKKIVIFGAMLLLVFAILGGCGSSTKQNSAKQDSTAKTGTKATHVSPPGKTEDVKIEAKDFEYDKKVIRVKKGDNVKITLHSDDGGHGFTIPAYNVTINGNGSAEFTANKAGTYEYHCSVMCGSGHSKMTGKLIVE comes from the coding sequence ATGAAAAAGAAAATAGTTATTTTCGGCGCAATGTTACTCTTAGTATTCGCCATCCTTGGCGGCTGCGGAAGCAGTACCAAGCAGAATTCAGCAAAACAAGACAGCACTGCCAAAACAGGTACAAAGGCAACTCATGTATCTCCACCGGGTAAAACAGAAGATGTTAAAATTGAAGCAAAAGATTTTGAATATGATAAAAAGGTCATTCGTGTAAAAAAAGGGGATAACGTGAAGATTACTCTTCACAGTGATGATGGCGGCCATGGATTTACAATTCCAGCATACAACGTCACCATCAACGGCAATGGAAGCGCTGAATTCACAGCCAATAAAGCCGGTACGTATGAATATCATTGTTCCGTTATGTGCGGTTCAGGGCATTCAAAAATGACGGGAAAATTAATTGTAGAATAG
- a CDS encoding NAD-dependent epimerase/dehydratase family protein: protein MESDTTYLFVTGCAGFIGFHLSNRLLEEGYYVLGLDNMNPYYDPALKNERLKTLKSNPNFQFVKGSIENLELLESLFEQYPIKLVIHLAAQAGVRFSIDHPHTYIQSNLVGFFNVLECCRNYDVHHLLYASSSSVYGGNKDIPFSEEHRTDHPVSLYAATKKANELMAYSYSHLYHIPTTGLRFFTVYGPWGRPDMVPYKFAKLMMEKKPIDVYNQGLMKRDFTYIDDVTESIFRLMKKAPLQESDPPFNIYNIGNQNPVLLNDLISVLEKELYTKAMKNFLPMQAGDVPLTYADVSELTNIIHYSPNTSIEEGIKKFSLWFKDYYSWRPEK, encoded by the coding sequence GTGGAGAGTGATACTACCTATCTTTTTGTAACAGGATGTGCAGGTTTTATTGGATTTCATCTTTCAAATCGCTTATTAGAAGAAGGATACTATGTTTTGGGTTTAGATAATATGAATCCATATTATGATCCTGCATTAAAAAACGAACGATTAAAAACCCTCAAATCAAATCCAAACTTCCAATTTGTTAAAGGATCGATTGAGAATCTTGAGCTGCTGGAAAGCCTCTTTGAGCAATACCCTATTAAACTGGTCATCCACCTGGCAGCACAAGCAGGAGTGCGGTTTAGTATCGATCATCCCCATACTTATATTCAATCCAATTTAGTAGGGTTTTTCAATGTTTTGGAATGCTGCCGGAATTACGATGTACATCACCTGCTTTATGCATCATCAAGTTCCGTATATGGAGGGAACAAGGACATTCCTTTTTCAGAAGAACACCGTACAGATCACCCAGTAAGCTTATATGCTGCTACTAAAAAGGCCAATGAATTGATGGCCTATTCCTATAGCCATTTATATCACATCCCAACAACGGGACTGCGTTTTTTTACCGTTTATGGTCCTTGGGGAAGGCCGGATATGGTTCCCTATAAATTTGCAAAATTAATGATGGAAAAGAAGCCGATTGATGTCTATAACCAGGGATTGATGAAAAGAGATTTTACTTATATAGATGATGTAACTGAATCAATCTTCCGCCTTATGAAGAAAGCTCCTCTACAAGAATCCGATCCTCCTTTTAACATCTACAATATAGGAAATCAAAATCCAGTGCTTCTAAATGACTTAATTAGTGTTTTAGAAAAGGAATTGTATACAAAAGCTATGAAGAATTTCTTGCCTATGCAGGCGGGGGATGTTCCATTAACATATGCAGATGTTAGTGAGTTAACGAATATAATTCATTATTCACCGAATACGTCGATAGAAGAAGGAATTAAAAAGTTTAGTTTGTGGTTCAAGGATTATTATTCATGGAGGCCTGAGAAATAA